The following DNA comes from Brassica oleracea var. oleracea cultivar TO1000 chromosome C5, BOL, whole genome shotgun sequence.
CCATTCCTTAACCCTGTTCTTCAGAGTAAGCTCGAAGATTTGGTCTTTCGCTTGATCAAAAGACACCTTACTCCCCTGAACGGACTTGATCAGATAAGCCCAACTGTTCAAGAGATGAGAAGTCTTGTTGGAGAGTTTTTTAGCATCTAGAAAGTTTTCAGGTGAGATATTGCTGGAGAGAACGTTGAGTTTGTTGGAAGAGGTAAATAGGAGATGAGCAAGTCTGACTTGGAGCTCAAACTCTTCCCATTTGGATTCTTGATTGTTTTCATGAACGGGCTTGGCAGAAACTGGGGCTGGGCGGTGTTCGAAGTTGAAACACTGGCTTATTGGCTCGTGTCCATCTGCACTAAGATAGAGGTTTGCCATGCCAGGCGAGTGAGGAGGTATGAAACAACGGTAGACTCCCGCCTGGACATACTCTGCAGGGACACACGAGTCTCCACAGATGCAGAAAAGGTTTGAACTTCCTAGATGTTGATAACTGTTGTGCAATATACCAGTTACCACAATCTGGAGAATCAACATGTAAACAAGTTACATTTCTAATAATTTGTAATAGCATAATTAACCAACGTTAAAAAAAAAAAATACAAGTTATATTTTGACATTCGTACATGTATTTCTATTCATATGATTCAGTTTAGTTGAACCAATATATATATATACCTTTGTTTTCTCCGAAGAATAGGCCCAAGCAGGTGAAACCTCAGTTATGTTGAACACTTGCTGAGGCAAGTCGGAGTGAGGATTATATGTAGCTTGAGGAGCTAATGGATCCTGATAAAGTGTAACCATGGCTTCAAAGGACGGATCCTCCAAAGAACCATTAGGGTCGCCGATGAAGGAATCCATCCACCTACCAAAATTCTCTCGGCTTTGAGGACCATTGTTAAGCAAAGCGTCAAGAGATTCATCAGCCACTGTCAGATGCTCTGCAGTGTCTTTTGTGGCATTTTGGAGATGTTCTGTGAAGTATGACATATCATCTGGCCACAAAAGAAAATGTATTTTCAACACTGTCCCTTAACTCCTCCTTACTTCACAAACTAATATTCAAATAACTTACCAACGATTGGTGCGGATTGGTTGTCAAGATCACTTTGTACAAGCAGCTCATCCCAATCAAGCGTATTGATATCATGAAGCCTAGTCTCATGAGTTTTTACAACTGGAGTGTTGTTGATTGCTATGAGCCACGAAAACAAAAACCCGTGATAAGTGTCCATAGCAATAGCAAATCTGCAGTGCTACAGCGTTATGTAAATGAGAAGCAGAAAAACTATAAACGAGGCAAGATCATATCTCACCTAGAAAAAGTGAGTCATTAGGGTTCAATTCGATATCTTCAACTGCCACAAGATTTGAAGATGAATGAGCAGATGGAGAGTTCGAGTCCCCTGATGTCGTCGCTGCCTGAACATATCAGTTTTTACCAGTCAAAATTTTCTTACAAGGCTGCAAATAAGCTTACCAATCAAAGACAGTGACTACATAAATGTAGAAATAAAGTCCACAAGAAACATAAGCAAGAGTTGAAAAAACCGGTAGCAAAAGACAAACCTCTTGTGTGTCACGGTAATGTACAAGGACAATGTTCTCTCGGGCCCTGACATTAAAAAAGAAAAAAAGAAGAGATGATTTATTTTCATAACCTTCCAAAGAAACATAGTAAATAAAAGCCTTTGCTTGATACGTACTTATCTAGTAACCAATAACACCTACGAACAAAGGTAGTGTTATCTTCACCGTGTGCATAGTATACATGAATCCTTTCCTCGTCACCGACCTAGCATATCATCGAAGGACATTAGTTCTTTATAAACGAGAGAGAAGATCATTGATATGAGCTCTTAAGATTTAAGCTAAGAAATAAAAGAACACTCACTTTGAGGTGTTCGTGAGCTTCTTTAACAGTCCTTCCATCTTTTTTCTTTTTCCAGTTATGACCATCTTTTCTGAAGTTCCTCAACATCTTACGATCAAACAGTATGATTCTGCCACCTACAGGAACATAACATGGGGTTGTGTTATAAGAACTAACAAGTCATGATAAATTGAATAGAGATACTGAGTATGATATATTACTGGTAGGTAAGTTGACAGGTTTGACATTGATGGTGAAGTATTTAGGATTAGAGAGGACAGCGTGAATCTCGTTAGGACGGAGCCACCTGCTTCTTGCTTCCTCCAACATTGTCTGTACATCAAGATCTGCAACAAAACACCAGACAACAACCATAAAACATGTTTTAAAAACTGCAAAATTTCCATTCAAGCTGTAACGAAATTGCCACGTCACCTACACAATATAATATAGGCTTCCCAAAAAAGTTTTTTTTATTCCAAAAAATCATATAAAATTAACACTGAAAGCCTTGAGAACCAACCAACCAGAGCCATGCGATTGAGGATTCCAACAAGAAGCAATAGAAAAGTCAAAAGAAACAACAACTCGGGCTAATAATACAGAGATGAAGAGGTTACCTTGTAAGGTATGGAATCCATGAATCTCAGAGCCGATAAGCCTGCCGGAAGAACCATCACCATCCATCCTGCTTCACAGTATTCGCTCTCCCTCGAGCAGAGAAAGTAAACACACCGCCGAAGAAGCCTTAGAAAGTGAAGTACACGTCTTAAACGAAAAGGTAGAGAGCGTTTTATCTGGTCCAATATTTCGTCGGGGGAGAAGACGAAGAAAATTGATAAAATACGCAGAGTTTTGCTGGTCCCCGGAATTATTTATGAAATATTATTATTTTTTTTTTTGGTCTAATTTATGAAATGCTCTCTCCGTTTCATATTAAGTGTTGTAGAGAAATTTTTTCGTTACAAAATAAATGTGGTTTTCGATTTTCAATGCAAAATTATTAATTTTATGTGATAATTTATTTTTCTATTGGTTAAAATATGGTTAGGTGTATAGGTAATTGTGTTTTTATATAGAAAATATACAAAATTAATTGTTTCCTTAATCTGTGTGCATAAATTCAAAATGATACTTAATATCAAACAGATGAAGTATTATTAAAATAATAATTTTAAAAACAGAATGTCGAGCTAAATATTTGAAGGGTTTTTTTTTGCTCTTCATAAAGTTGGAATATTTTTTGCTCCAAAAAAACTAAAGTTGGAATATTTTATAAATTGACAATTTACACCCTCAACTACTACCATTTCCACATCTCTCTTGTCCTTTATAGAACTTGTTTTTCGATTGAATCTTCGCCTGATTTGTTTATGACATTAGGTACCAAACTGAAACTTGTGAAAAATTATGGATCAAATATAAAATATCTGTAAAGAAGCGTGGAAAAGTATGTTAAGACCAAAATGTGAACAGGCCGCGGTAGAAACAGTGTTTAATAAAGGTGAAATAATAAATAGCATCCAGACCAAAGCTTTAAAACGATCACTGGCTGTCACACGCGGGTGTACCAACAGAACCTACGTGGCGTGTTTATAATGGTTCTTCATTTATTGTGGGTCCTAATTTTTTTGGTCTCACGCTCCCTTTCTTTATTACTCATATTAAATGTCATTTTACACTTGTACACACACAAATTAAAAAAATAATTAATTTTACATATTTTTTATATAAAAACATAATTACCTATACACCTAACCATATTTCAACCAATAAAAAAATAAATAATAGAATAAAATTTATAAATTTTGCATTGAAAACCAAAAACAACATTTATTTTGTAACAAATTTTTTTCTCTTGGAACCACAAACGGAGGGAGTATTAACTTTTCTTTTCTCATCTCCATCCCGTTTATTATTAAAGTTGACAAATGACAATTACGCGATAATTATCTGAGTCTCCTGTATCTGAGTCTCTCAGGAGAGCAGAGATGTCAAGCTAATGAAATGACCGGTCTCCTAAACCGGTCGGGCCAAATTATAATACGTGAAACACCCTACCAATCATAAATTCTAAATTTATTAAGCAAAAATAATCTATATTATTAAAAGAGAAGTGTTCATTTGAAAATGTTCTTACTTCGTTAATTAAACTCCCTTTTTTTTCTTGTCTTTTTCAGTTGCATTTATGAAATATCCTAAAACGAATAAAACTGCCTAATTTATTACTTGTCTTTTCAGTTTATGCTTAAATGAATTTAAACTTCCTATTTTATTATTTGTCTTTTTCAGTTACCTTAATGAAATATCTTTAAATAAATTTGGACATAATGTCATTTAATCAACCNNNNNNNNNNNNNNNNNNNNNNNNNNNNNNNNNNNNNNNNNNNNNNNNNNNNNNNNNNNNNNNNNNNNNNNNNNNNNNNNNNNNNNNNNNNNNNNNNNNNNNNNNNNNNNNNNNNNNNNNNNNNNNNNNNNNNNNNNNNNNNNNNNNNNNNNNNNNNNNNNNNNNNNNNNNNNNNNNNNNNNNNNNNNNNNNNNNNNNNNNNNNNNNNNNNNNNNNNNNNNNNNNNNNNNNNNNNNNNNNNNNNNNNNNNNNNNNNNNNNNNNNNNNNNNNNNNNNNNNNNNNNNNNNNNNNNNNNNNNNTTCTTTCAAACAATATTTTTGTAAATGTATTTTTTTAAAAATAATCAATTAAAATTGTTATTATCATTGAATATCATTATTTTTGACATAATTTGAGTTTTCGTTTACATCAAAACTTATCATATTTTAGGATAATTTTAATTTAAAATGTAATTTTCATATTTTTCAAACAAATTCTAAAAATATTTTTTAAATATTTTGTTATAATTGTTAAAAAAAATATTGAGTTGCATTTCAAATAAAAAGGTAAAGATATTAAAAATATTCTAATTAAAATATGTAAAATTTAATATAGTTTTAAGGAAATGGCCAAAATAAAAAAATTACACATAAAATAATCATGATTTTTGTTAACTGGGCGGATCATTATTTATATGATATCGCACATGAAAGAAAAATTTCTGTTTTTAAAATTATCTAATTAACTCTATGCTCTTTTTTTTTATATGATATCACACATTCGTAAAAAAATAGATAGTTTAAGATGCAAAAAAAAAATATTTACTTAATGAATATGATTTGAATGAATATTAAAAATACATCATTTAATAAAATAAATAATTAAAAACTGAAAATTCAAGAATGGCTATGTTTTTAAAAACTATATGGTATTATTTGCTCATAACTCATTTGTTATTTGCTAAATTGTTAGAAATAAAATTTTATCATAATATAACTCAGTTGTCATTTGCTAAATTTATGGTTTTTATTTATATTTTTTATTATTTTATTATAATATTTTCATTTTATATTTGAAAGAGAAATGAATTTTCTTTTAAACAATATTTTTGTAAATATATTTTTTAAAAAATAATCAATTTAAATTGTTATTATCATTGAATATAATTATTTTTGACATAATTTGAGTTTTCGTTTACATCAAAACTTATCATATTTTAGGATAATTTTAATTTAAAATGTAATTTTCCTATTTTTCAAACAAATTCTAAAACTATTTTTTAAATTTTTTGTTATAATTTTTTAAAAAAATATTGAGTTGCATTTCAAATAAAAAGGTAAAGATATTAAAAATATTCTAATTAAAATATGTAAAATTTAATATAGTTTTAAGGAAATGGTCAAAAAAAAAATTACACATAAAAAAAATCATAATTTTTGTTAACTGGACGGATCATTATTTATATGATATCGCAAGCGAAAGAAAAATTTATGTTTTTATAATTATCTAATTAACTATGTATACTCATTTTTTTATATTTTTTTATATGATATCACACATTCGTAAAAAAATAGATAGTTTAATATGCAAAAAAAAAAAATTTACTTAATGAATATAATATGAATGAATTTTACAAATACATTAT
Coding sequences within:
- the LOC106295274 gene encoding calmodulin-binding transcription activator 6 — its product is MDGDGSSGRLIGSEIHGFHTLQDLDVQTMLEEARSRWLRPNEIHAVLSNPKYFTINVKPVNLPTSGRIILFDRKMLRNFRKDGHNWKKKKDGRTVKEAHEHLKVGDEERIHVYYAHGEDNTTFVRRCYWLLDKARENIVLVHYRDTQEAATTSGDSNSPSAHSSSNLVAVEDIELNPNDSLFLAINNTPVVKTHETRLHDINTLDWDELLVQSDLDNQSAPIVDDMSYFTEHLQNATKDTAEHLTVADESLDALLNNGPQSRENFGRWMDSFIGDPNGSLEDPSFEAMVTLYQDPLAPQATYNPHSDLPQQVFNITEVSPAWAYSSEKTKIVVTGILHNSYQHLGSSNLFCICGDSCVPAEYVQAGVYRCFIPPHSPGMANLYLSADGHEPISQCFNFEHRPAPVSAKPVHENNQESKWEEFELQVRLAHLLFTSSNKLNVLSSNISPENFLDAKKLSNKTSHLLNSWAYLIKSVQGSKVSFDQAKDQIFELTLKNRVKEWLMEKVLEGRNARDYDSKGLGVIHLCAILGYTWSIQLFSLSGLSLDFRDKQGWTALHWAAYYGREKMVAALLTAGAKPNLVTDSRKDNLGGCTPADLAQQNGFDGIAAYLAEKCLVAQFVAMKLAGNISGTLETCKGEMSNQGPLPDDEQNLKDALAAYRTAAEAAARIQGAFREKALKTARSKVIQFDNKEEEAKSIIAAMKIQNAFRKYDTRRKIEAAYRIQCRFQTWKMRKEFLNIRRQAIRIQAAFRGLQARKQYSKILWSVGVLEKAIIRWRQKRKLFVGLQVSEAEAEEKAEEDFYKASQKQAEERLERSVVRVQAMFRSKKAQEDYRRMKLTHEETQLEYEFLHDI